One region of Miscanthus floridulus cultivar M001 chromosome 19, ASM1932011v1, whole genome shotgun sequence genomic DNA includes:
- the LOC136527074 gene encoding uncharacterized protein has product MLALIPPVCCIGALAFHRSLPLPLLLRRAPPLARSLMAFSTDPAAVEEKVEAEDEALPTAVAGGGDWCDVSHEEWRRWGTSSTLPAAVAGVMHELLEMEAAAGEKMRFGGVGSKLKGNFKDVEDKKHRAVYERLADSDQKLQYFSARQIGCRLLGCRGYLCQKCWLPTEDCMCTNIVPCNLWKGMKFWLYMHPKDFLRQNNTGKLLWQVFGIQAAQLCLFGIQEHEDIMWDAFQSSGKGKISVLYPNKSSTPKSVKDLEFDGLSLTADLHESLQDEPFNFVLLDGTWSNSAALYRRLKERWTAIWGDEDIPCIALSTLSASVMHKLRPQPAWDRTCTAAAAAGLLWELNLQPELSAFELEKQAEAVECSLDILLDALTARRVRLGRSITRKQRHNRNCV; this is encoded by the exons ATGCTTGCTCTTATTCCTCCCGTCTGCTGCATCGGTGCCCTCGCCTTCCACCGCAGCCTCCCACTGCCCCTCCTACTGCGGCGGGCGCCTCCCCTCGCGCGCTCCCTCATGGCCTTCTCCACCGATCCGGCAGCGGTCGAAGAGAAGGTGGAAGCGGAGGACGAGGCCCTCCCCACGGCCGTCGCCGGCGGCGGGGATTGGTGTGATGTGAGCCACGAGGAGTGGCGGCGCTGGGGCACCTCCTCGACGCTCCCGGCCGCGGTGGCCGGTGTAATGCACGAGCTGCTCGAGATGGAGGCCGCCGCCGGCGAGAAGATGCGCTTCGGCGGCGTCGGCTCCAAGCTCAAG GGCAATTTCAAGGACGTGGAGGACAAGAAGCACAGGGCTGTCTACGAGAGGCTCGCCGACTCCGACCAGAAGCTGCAGTACTTCTCCGCGCGGCAGATTGGCTGCCGTTTGCTAGGGTGCAGAGGGTATCTGTGCCAGAAG TGCTGGCTACCAACTGAAGACTGTATGTGCACAAATATTGTTCCTTGCAATCTTTGGAAGGGGATGAAATTCTGGCTATACATGCACCCAAAG GATTTTTTGCGCCAGAATAACACAGGAAAGTTACTCTGGCAAGTATTTGGCATCCAAGCTGCACAGTTATGCCTCTTTGGTATCCAAGAGCATGAAGATATCATGTGGGATGCATTTCAGAGTTCAG GAAAGGGGAAGATCTCAGTTCTATATCCAAACAAGAGTAGCACCCCCAAGTCAGTTAAAGACCTTGAATTTGATGGTTTGTCCTTGACTGCTGACCTTCATGAG AGTCTGCAGGACGAACCTTTCAATTTTGTTTTGCTTGATGGTACCTGGAGTAATTCTGCTGCATTGTACAGAAGGTTGAAG GAGAGATGGACTGCAATATGGGGAGATGAAGATATACCTTGTATCGCACTATCTACACTTAGTGCCTCAGTGATGCATAAACTACG ACCGCAGCCTGCGTGGGATCGTACCTGCACTGCGGCAGCTGCAGCTGGCCTCCTCTGGGAGTTGAACTTGCAGCCTGAGCTCAGCGCATTTGAGTTGGAAAAGCAAGCTGAGGCAGTGGAGTGCTCGTTGGATATCTTGCTGGATGCTCTCACTGCCAGGCGGGTTCGTCTGGGCCGATCAATCACTCGAAAACAGAGACATAATAGAAACTGCGTATAG
- the LOC136526512 gene encoding putative RING-H2 finger protein ATL69 produces MAGAIFLGVLAGLVVLCTIICAVRHCQDGAGSAKGGGVSSAAGKQEALLNKNKDDVVVAVPHQPGGAGQRGPEPSDGDVDLCAICEARLADASWGRCRRLRPCGHVYHADCISLWLQRKWICPVCRAAVAMSRTEILDAMV; encoded by the coding sequence ATGGCTGGTGCGATATTTCTAGGCGTACTCGCGGGTCTCGTGGTGCTCTGCACCATCATATGTGCTGTGCGCCATTGCCAGGATGGCGCGGGAAGCGCGAAGGGCGGCGGCGTTTCGTCCGCGGCAGGGAAGCAAGAAGCGCTGTTGAACAAGAACAAGGAcgacgtcgtcgtcgccgtccctCATCAGCCGGGTGGGGCCGGCCAGCGGGGCCCGGAGCCGAGCGACGGCGACGTGGATCTGTGCGCGATCTGCGAGGCGCGGCTTGCCGACGCGAGCTGGGGCCGGTGCCGGCGCCTGCGGCCGTGCGGGCACGTATACCACGCGGACTGCATCAGCCTGTGGTTACAGCGCAAGTGGATCTGCCCCGTGTGCCGGGCTGCCGTCGCCATGTCGCGGACCGAGATCCTCGACGCGATGGTGTGA